A genomic stretch from Sceloporus undulatus isolate JIND9_A2432 ecotype Alabama chromosome 5, SceUnd_v1.1, whole genome shotgun sequence includes:
- the HMGXB4 gene encoding HMG domain-containing protein 4 isoform X1, protein MAYDVSWKKEDCLESEQVDGVGLIAGQTQREKKHSYKDLLREEVRKNSKKKLKESELVLLGTDSHKKKRKHSSNDYSYRDLSAFELFLPLDSTSKKKGKDTTMDLLKAITSPLTTSSKSSKRPLEKSSHSSSTASGYSESKKEHHKKKLSGSSNDLSLDDSTSHKAKKMKPPYVNTELLTLREPDGLKMKLILSPKEKGGGAIEETFPYTPATKKSSKKSTRDEQGSLLPSHDTHSFLKSARKKHKLPPDSHPSPVTESFSPETSLFQEGQSSGFELSGLEPQLESASSSGGELEAGELVIDDSYREIKKKKKSKKSKKKKDKEKHKEKKHSKSKKSSGHSSSLALPEVAAPLPVPPTSMPFAIPSPPPPPPPPLPPPLSPVFPTDGQSEKKKKKEEKERAEKLEKEKPKKKNMSAYQVFCKEYRVNIVTEHPGIDFGDLSKKLAEVWKQLPEKDKLVWKQKAQYLQHKQNKAEATTVKRKASSSEGTPKLKASISGGLSPHKKSPSSTVVLSSSPVKVPEIDPIDVAAHLQLLGESLSLIGHRLQETEGMVAVSGSLSVLLDSIICALGPLTCLTSQLPELNGCPKHVLSNTLDNIAYIMPGL, encoded by the exons gagAGTGAACTCGTCTTGCTAGGGACAGATTCtcacaagaagaagaggaagcattCCTCCAATGACTACAGCTACAGAG ATCTTTCTGCTTTTGAACTATTCTTACCTTTGGACTCAACTtccaaaaagaaggggaaagacacTACCATGGATCTCCTTAAAGCCATCACCTCACCTTTGACTACCAGCTCCAAGTCTTCTAAAAGGCCATTGGAGAAATCATCTCATTCTTCATCCACTGCTTCTGGTTAttcagaaagcaagaaagaacaCCACAAGAAGAAGCTGAGTGGGAGCAGCAATGATCTGTCTTTGGATGATAGCACTTCTCACAAGGCCAAAAAGATGAAGCCCCCCTATGTGAATACTGAACTGTTGACCTTGCGTGAACCTGATGGCTTAAAGATGAAACTTATCCTTTCACctaaggaaaaaggaggaggtgcAATAGAGGAGACTTTTCCCTACACTCCAGCAACCAAAAAATCCAGTAAAAAGTCCACTCGGGATGAACAGGGCTCACTTCTCCCAAGTCATGACACTCACAGCTTCTTGAAATCAGCTCGGAAGAAGCACAAGCTGCCACCAGATTCACATCCCTCTCCAGTCACTGAGAGCTTTAGCCCAGAAACATCCCTTTTCCAAGAAGGACAAAGCAGTGGGTTTGAGCTGTCAGGCCTAGAACCACAATTAGAATCTGCTTCATCCTCTGGAGGTGAGTTGGAAGCTGGAGAGCTAGTAATTGATGATTCATATCGggagataaagaaaaagaagaaatccaagaagagtaaaaagaaaaaagacaaggaGAAACACAAGGAAAAGAAACACTCAAAATCTAAGAAGAGTTCAGGGCATTCATCTTCATTGGCATTACCAGAAGTTGCAGCTCCACTGCCAGTTCCGCCAACAAGCATGCCATTTGctatcccttctcctcctcctcctcctcctcctcccctaccCCCACCTTTGTCTCCCGTTTTCCCTACAGATGGCCAgagtgagaagaagaagaagaaggaagaaaaagagagggctgagaaactggaaaaagaaaag ccaaagaagaaaaacatgtctGCTTATCAAGTGTTCTGTAAGGAATACCGTGTGAACATTGTGACTGAACATCCAGGAATAG ATTTTGGTGATCTGAGCAAAAAGCTGGCAGAAGTTTGGAAGCAGCTTCCAGAGAAGGATAAGCTG GTTTGGAAACAGAAGGCTCAATATTTGCAACATAAGCAGAATAAAGCAGAAGCTACAACAGTGAAGAGAAAAGCATCCTCATCAGAGGGTACCCCCAAACTGAAAG CTTCTATTTCAGGTGGACTTTCACCTCACAAGAAGTCCCCATCTAGTACTGTAGTGTTATCATCTTCACCAGTTAAAGTTCCTGAAATAGATCCCATTGATGTAGCTGCACATCTGCAATTACTGGGAGAATCACTAAGTCTTATTGGGCACAGACTACAGGAGACTGAG gGGATGGTGGCTGTGTCAGGAAGCTTAtctgtgctcctggattcaattATCTGTGCCCTAGGTCCTTTAACTTGCCTGACATCACAACTACCTGAACTAAATGGTTGCCCCAAACATGTTTTG tCAAACACTTTGGATAATATTGCCTACATAATGCCTGGACTCTGA
- the HMGXB4 gene encoding HMG domain-containing protein 4 isoform X3, translating into MAYDVSWKKEDCLESEQVDGVGLIAGQTQREKKHSYKDLLREEVRKNSKKKLKESELVLLGTDSHKKKRKHSSNDYSYRDLSAFELFLPLDSTSKKKGKDTTMDLLKAITSPLTTSSKSSKRPLEKSSHSSSTASGYSESKKEHHKKKLSGSSNDLSLDDSTSHKAKKMKPPYVNTELLTLREPDGLKMKLILSPKEKGGGAIEETFPYTPATKKSSKKSTRDEQGSLLPSHDTHSFLKSARKKHKLPPDSHPSPVTESFSPETSLFQEGQSSGFELSGLEPQLESASSSGGELEAGELVIDDSYREIKKKKKSKKSKKKKDKEKHKEKKHSKSKKSSGHSSSLALPEVAAPLPVPPTSMPFAIPSPPPPPPPPLPPPLSPVFPTDGQSEKKKKKEEKERAEKLEKEKVWKQKAQYLQHKQNKAEATTVKRKASSSEGTPKLKASISGGLSPHKKSPSSTVVLSSSPVKVPEIDPIDVAAHLQLLGESLSLIGHRLQETEGMVAVSGSLSVLLDSIICALGPLTCLTSQLPELNGCPKHVLSNTLDNIAYIMPGL; encoded by the exons gagAGTGAACTCGTCTTGCTAGGGACAGATTCtcacaagaagaagaggaagcattCCTCCAATGACTACAGCTACAGAG ATCTTTCTGCTTTTGAACTATTCTTACCTTTGGACTCAACTtccaaaaagaaggggaaagacacTACCATGGATCTCCTTAAAGCCATCACCTCACCTTTGACTACCAGCTCCAAGTCTTCTAAAAGGCCATTGGAGAAATCATCTCATTCTTCATCCACTGCTTCTGGTTAttcagaaagcaagaaagaacaCCACAAGAAGAAGCTGAGTGGGAGCAGCAATGATCTGTCTTTGGATGATAGCACTTCTCACAAGGCCAAAAAGATGAAGCCCCCCTATGTGAATACTGAACTGTTGACCTTGCGTGAACCTGATGGCTTAAAGATGAAACTTATCCTTTCACctaaggaaaaaggaggaggtgcAATAGAGGAGACTTTTCCCTACACTCCAGCAACCAAAAAATCCAGTAAAAAGTCCACTCGGGATGAACAGGGCTCACTTCTCCCAAGTCATGACACTCACAGCTTCTTGAAATCAGCTCGGAAGAAGCACAAGCTGCCACCAGATTCACATCCCTCTCCAGTCACTGAGAGCTTTAGCCCAGAAACATCCCTTTTCCAAGAAGGACAAAGCAGTGGGTTTGAGCTGTCAGGCCTAGAACCACAATTAGAATCTGCTTCATCCTCTGGAGGTGAGTTGGAAGCTGGAGAGCTAGTAATTGATGATTCATATCGggagataaagaaaaagaagaaatccaagaagagtaaaaagaaaaaagacaaggaGAAACACAAGGAAAAGAAACACTCAAAATCTAAGAAGAGTTCAGGGCATTCATCTTCATTGGCATTACCAGAAGTTGCAGCTCCACTGCCAGTTCCGCCAACAAGCATGCCATTTGctatcccttctcctcctcctcctcctcctcctcccctaccCCCACCTTTGTCTCCCGTTTTCCCTACAGATGGCCAgagtgagaagaagaagaagaaggaagaaaaagagagggctgagaaactggaaaaagaaaag GTTTGGAAACAGAAGGCTCAATATTTGCAACATAAGCAGAATAAAGCAGAAGCTACAACAGTGAAGAGAAAAGCATCCTCATCAGAGGGTACCCCCAAACTGAAAG CTTCTATTTCAGGTGGACTTTCACCTCACAAGAAGTCCCCATCTAGTACTGTAGTGTTATCATCTTCACCAGTTAAAGTTCCTGAAATAGATCCCATTGATGTAGCTGCACATCTGCAATTACTGGGAGAATCACTAAGTCTTATTGGGCACAGACTACAGGAGACTGAG gGGATGGTGGCTGTGTCAGGAAGCTTAtctgtgctcctggattcaattATCTGTGCCCTAGGTCCTTTAACTTGCCTGACATCACAACTACCTGAACTAAATGGTTGCCCCAAACATGTTTTG tCAAACACTTTGGATAATATTGCCTACATAATGCCTGGACTCTGA
- the HMGXB4 gene encoding HMG domain-containing protein 4 isoform X2, with protein MQVNRIHVSKPVEESELVLLGTDSHKKKRKHSSNDYSYRDLSAFELFLPLDSTSKKKGKDTTMDLLKAITSPLTTSSKSSKRPLEKSSHSSSTASGYSESKKEHHKKKLSGSSNDLSLDDSTSHKAKKMKPPYVNTELLTLREPDGLKMKLILSPKEKGGGAIEETFPYTPATKKSSKKSTRDEQGSLLPSHDTHSFLKSARKKHKLPPDSHPSPVTESFSPETSLFQEGQSSGFELSGLEPQLESASSSGGELEAGELVIDDSYREIKKKKKSKKSKKKKDKEKHKEKKHSKSKKSSGHSSSLALPEVAAPLPVPPTSMPFAIPSPPPPPPPPLPPPLSPVFPTDGQSEKKKKKEEKERAEKLEKEKPKKKNMSAYQVFCKEYRVNIVTEHPGIDFGDLSKKLAEVWKQLPEKDKLVWKQKAQYLQHKQNKAEATTVKRKASSSEGTPKLKASISGGLSPHKKSPSSTVVLSSSPVKVPEIDPIDVAAHLQLLGESLSLIGHRLQETEGMVAVSGSLSVLLDSIICALGPLTCLTSQLPELNGCPKHVLSNTLDNIAYIMPGL; from the exons gagAGTGAACTCGTCTTGCTAGGGACAGATTCtcacaagaagaagaggaagcattCCTCCAATGACTACAGCTACAGAG ATCTTTCTGCTTTTGAACTATTCTTACCTTTGGACTCAACTtccaaaaagaaggggaaagacacTACCATGGATCTCCTTAAAGCCATCACCTCACCTTTGACTACCAGCTCCAAGTCTTCTAAAAGGCCATTGGAGAAATCATCTCATTCTTCATCCACTGCTTCTGGTTAttcagaaagcaagaaagaacaCCACAAGAAGAAGCTGAGTGGGAGCAGCAATGATCTGTCTTTGGATGATAGCACTTCTCACAAGGCCAAAAAGATGAAGCCCCCCTATGTGAATACTGAACTGTTGACCTTGCGTGAACCTGATGGCTTAAAGATGAAACTTATCCTTTCACctaaggaaaaaggaggaggtgcAATAGAGGAGACTTTTCCCTACACTCCAGCAACCAAAAAATCCAGTAAAAAGTCCACTCGGGATGAACAGGGCTCACTTCTCCCAAGTCATGACACTCACAGCTTCTTGAAATCAGCTCGGAAGAAGCACAAGCTGCCACCAGATTCACATCCCTCTCCAGTCACTGAGAGCTTTAGCCCAGAAACATCCCTTTTCCAAGAAGGACAAAGCAGTGGGTTTGAGCTGTCAGGCCTAGAACCACAATTAGAATCTGCTTCATCCTCTGGAGGTGAGTTGGAAGCTGGAGAGCTAGTAATTGATGATTCATATCGggagataaagaaaaagaagaaatccaagaagagtaaaaagaaaaaagacaaggaGAAACACAAGGAAAAGAAACACTCAAAATCTAAGAAGAGTTCAGGGCATTCATCTTCATTGGCATTACCAGAAGTTGCAGCTCCACTGCCAGTTCCGCCAACAAGCATGCCATTTGctatcccttctcctcctcctcctcctcctcctcccctaccCCCACCTTTGTCTCCCGTTTTCCCTACAGATGGCCAgagtgagaagaagaagaagaaggaagaaaaagagagggctgagaaactggaaaaagaaaag ccaaagaagaaaaacatgtctGCTTATCAAGTGTTCTGTAAGGAATACCGTGTGAACATTGTGACTGAACATCCAGGAATAG ATTTTGGTGATCTGAGCAAAAAGCTGGCAGAAGTTTGGAAGCAGCTTCCAGAGAAGGATAAGCTG GTTTGGAAACAGAAGGCTCAATATTTGCAACATAAGCAGAATAAAGCAGAAGCTACAACAGTGAAGAGAAAAGCATCCTCATCAGAGGGTACCCCCAAACTGAAAG CTTCTATTTCAGGTGGACTTTCACCTCACAAGAAGTCCCCATCTAGTACTGTAGTGTTATCATCTTCACCAGTTAAAGTTCCTGAAATAGATCCCATTGATGTAGCTGCACATCTGCAATTACTGGGAGAATCACTAAGTCTTATTGGGCACAGACTACAGGAGACTGAG gGGATGGTGGCTGTGTCAGGAAGCTTAtctgtgctcctggattcaattATCTGTGCCCTAGGTCCTTTAACTTGCCTGACATCACAACTACCTGAACTAAATGGTTGCCCCAAACATGTTTTG tCAAACACTTTGGATAATATTGCCTACATAATGCCTGGACTCTGA